One Rhizoctonia solani chromosome 1, complete sequence DNA window includes the following coding sequences:
- a CDS encoding uroporphyrinogen decarboxylase, whose translation MRSYLANDQFPPLKNDLLLRAARGEEPTERAPVWIMRQAGRYLPGRVQRSQKIHGFFEICRTPELATEITLQPIRRYSGLLDASIIFSDILVIPQAMGLVVEMHDGGGPFFPQPLVAPDDLDLKRLRENVDVDQELGYVFDAITMTRKGLKGEVPLIGFCGAPWTLMCYMVGSSKSLPSTKQWIFKYPEESKKLLEKITKVCVDFLVGQVKAGAQLLQVFDSNAGDLSPHDFATFSLPYLKVIAESVRHNLEPQPAHPDPSDDIIRQRCRTRPTGSDQGGYDVLGLDWVTSPESAIAATGGQSRKVGLQGNIDPAILYGGREAIEREVKPMVEKRHHTHPKSALELDLHRNLETALYNPLAISADLPRPTIFLNSALGSSLIIKIIKIIGKMSFDCSAPFIAYSLLSTFSTITENERDATQVIIELLPCYDVLTGELHVTHEAHIVACVFLEEFRAMARRHCYIQEGSLDNVVCDYSSPRPPSVPKRVQRHPSYYRRCGRATLPPTPVLNELLNKWRLRNFEIVSEWHSYPVEGVEEYRFGLELPNGAQLEEVLMPLPYPTKQQSTTRAILPKTRVLNPDMNADANAIHIRMTRNPANHDRYPAQKAQGNSLLNQERSPSQNASSCLDSPAPVPPRIPLTTRVIIPTRPALSMVNIGGIQTLLSVEMRWNAYARQETYVSYMPRDTRGILRPVLGFLIGRDLLISLKLQ comes from the exons ATGCGTTCATACCTGGCAAACGATCAGTTTCCACCTTTGAAGAATGACCTTCTTTTGCGGGCAGCAAGAG GAGAAGAGCCAACTGAGCGTGCGCCTGTATGGATAATGCGGCAGGCTGGGCGATACCTTCCTG GAAGAGTTCAGAGAAGTCAGAAAATCCATGGGTTTTTCGAAATCTGTCGCACGCCGGAGCTAGCAACTGAAATCACCCTTCAACCTATTCGGCGTTATTCTGGTCTATTGGATGCATCTATCATATTCTCCGACATCCTCGTAATCCCTCAGGCTATGGGGCTTGTGGTCGAGATGCATGACGGTGGTGGCCCATTCTTTCCCCAACCACTTGTTGCACCAGATGATCTCGATCTCAAACGATTGCGTGAGAATGTTGATGTCGATCAAGAGCTTGGATACGTGTTTGATGCGATTACAATGACGCGAAAAGGCTTGAAGGGAGAGGTGCCGTTGATCGGATTTTGTGGTGCTCCATGGACATTGATGTGCTATATGGTTGGGAGCTCGAAGTCCCTGCCAAGTACCAAGCAATGGATCTTCAAATATCCCGAAGAGTCCAAGAAGTTATTGGAGAAAATCACGAAAGTTTGCGTAGACTTTTTGGTAGGGCAAGTCAAGGCTGGAGCGCAA CTCCTCCAAGTATTTGATTCAAACGCAGGAGACCTGAGCCCCCATGACTTCGCTACTTTCTCTCTTCCTTACCTCAAAGTCATTGCCGAATCTGTTCGCCACAATCTTGAACCACAACCCGCCCATCCCGATCCCTCCGATGACATTATTCGCCAAAGGTGCAGGACACGCCCTACCGGATCTGACCAAGGCGGCTACGACGTGCTTGGTCTCGACTGGGTAACATCTCCCGAATCTGCGATCGCTGCAACTGGTGGGCAATCGAGAAAAGTAGGGCTTCAAGGCAACATCGATCCAGCTATTCTGTACGGTGGCCGTGAAGCTATTGAGAGAGAGGTTAAAC CAATGGTGGAAAAACGCCATCATACACATCCAAAGTCTGCCCTCGAACTCGATTTGCATCGGAATCTAGAAACCGCGCTATATAACCCTCTCGCCATCTCTGCAGATCTCCCTCGCCCTACCATATTCCTTAACTCTGCCCTTGGCAGTTCATTAATAATTAAAATAATTAAAATAATTGGAAAAATGTCTTTCGACTGTAGTGCTCCCTTCATTGCTTATTCTCTCCTTTCTACTTTTTCTACTATTACCGAAAATGAACGCGACGCAACCCAGGTTATTATTGAGCTTCTTCCATGTTAT GATGTATTAACTGGAGAATTACATGTGACGCATGAGGCTCATATCGTCGCCTGCGTTTTCCTTGAAGAATTCCGTGCCATGGCAAGGCGACATTGTTATATCCAGGAGGGCTCCCTCGATAATGTGGTC TGTGATTATTCTTCCCCTCGTCCGCCATCTGTCCCAAAACGAGTACAACGACATCCGTCGTACTATCGAAGATGCGGACGCGCTACTCTCCCACCCACTCCGGTTCTTAACGAGCTGCTCAACAAGTGGCGTCTTCGAAATTTCGAGATTGTTAGCGAGTGGCATTCATATCCTGTGGAAGGTGTCGAGGAATACCGATTTGGCTTGGAACTGCCGAATGGGGCCCAGCTAGAAGAAGTCTTGATGCCATTGCCATATCCAACTAAACAACAGAGCACGACTCGGGCTATTCTACCGAAGACGAGGGTCCTAAATCCAGACATGAACGCAGACGCAAACGCCATACACATTCGCATGACAAGGAATCCAGCAAACCACGACCGGTACCCCGCTCAGAAGGCACAAGGGAACTCGCTCTTAAATCAAGAACGAAGCCCAAGTCAAAACGCTTCTTCCTGCCTAGATTCACCAGCTCCCGTACCTCCTCGGATACCGCTCACGACTCGAGTGATAATTCCGACTCGTCCCGCTCTTTCGATGGTCAATATCGGAGGTATCCAAACTTTATTGAGCGTGGAGATGAGATGGAATGCCTATGCGAGACAGGAGACATATGTCTCTTACATGCCGAGGGACACCCGAGGGATTCTGAGACCAGTGCTAGGGTTCCTCATCGGAAGAGACTTGTTAATCTCGTTAAAACTGCAATGA
- a CDS encoding thioredoxin: MSLTSKFYATTLAVVLAILAIIPSTRGEHLTQADFTSSIGKGLWLVEFYSPYCPHCKRFAPAWDKVAKEKAPLEGISGFTMAQVNCIAQGDLCSDNQVTGYPQVMLFKEGKKMEEYSGDRTPADLSSWIDKRVADYAQSSASESDSVSSTAHLNPSGEVVVLTPETFDKALSEGPIFIKFYAPWCGHCKKLAPVWTELATKTKGRVNIAEVNCEQYGSLCKSQSVDGYPMLFFYHSGQKVDFRGSRKIEPLEQFVLRAVAPGVQSITIEEVDSVLKKESVFFLVLYTYSTPQLYLDDIEEAAKPLLGTPVVYKSRNPDVFKKFDVDPADGPALIVVKDHETKPFSVLPLSTQTTVPILGAFFQHHRIPTLQQLTAENFPDVMKHPAKPLVVLAAIDMENMPKTQLGEEIEKLTSIAKRWQTSAVRLTDTRPTIFVWMDGDRWSKWLKRMYGIKREDMPTVVIVDHSRLLYYDADAGKARLKLERESIFAALESAYLGLLRPKHSENFVERTMRSMNDRMEYVGSSAWAHPFVTAGIVVGFLSGSLWLIRRLVNDDLPTGSYQSTRHQQWKPSHRLD, encoded by the exons ATGTCATTAACCTCAAAATTTTACGCCACGACGCTGGCTGTCGTACTAGCCATATTAGCAATCATACCATCGACCCGCGGGGAGCATCTCACCCAAGCAGACTTTACGTCTTCCATTGGCAAGGGCTTGTG GCTGGTAGAATTCTACAGCCCTTATTGCCCACATTGTAAGCGCTTTGCACCAGCATGGGATAAGGTAGCGAAGGAAAAGGCACCGCTGGAAGGCATATCCGGGTTTACGATGGCTCAAGTCAATTGTATTGCTCAAGGAG ATCTGTGCAGTGACAACCAGGTCACGGGCTATCCGCAAGTCATGCT GTTTAAAGAAGGCAAAAAGATGGAAGAGTACTCAGGAGACCGCACACCTGCTGATCTTTCCTCTTGGATCGACAAACGTGTAGCAGATTATGCACAGTCTTCAGCCTCAGAGTCAGACTCTGTCTCCAGTACAGCTCACCTTAATCCCAGTGGGGAGGTGGTTGTTCTCACGCCTGAGACATTTGACAAAGCCCTATCTGAGGGGCCTATCTTTATCAAGTTCTATGCGCCTTG GTGTGGGCATTGCAAGAAACTTGCACCGG TGTGGACTGAACTCGCTACTAAGACTAAAGGCCGGGTTAATATTGCTGAGGTTAACTGCGAGCAATATGGATCTTTGTGCAAGTCTCAGAGTGTAGACGGATATCCGATGCTATTTTT CTACCACTCGGGCCAGAAAGTCGATTTCCGTGGATCAAGAAAGATTGAGCCTCTTGAACAATTCGTATTGCGTGCAGTAGCCCC GGGTGTCCAATCGATTACAATCGAGGAGGTTGACAGCGTCCTCAAGAAGGAGTCTGTCTTTTTCCTGGTACTTTATACGTACTCGACCCCTCAGCTGTATTTG GATGACATTGAGGAAGCGGCCAAACCACTGTTGGGAACACCTGTTGTATACAAG TCCCGAAACCCTGACGTCTTCAAGAAATTTGACGTCGATCCAGCGGACGGCCCGGCCCTCATCGTTGTCAAAGACCATGAAACCAAGCCGTTCTCTGTTCTTCCGCTTAGTACCCAGACGACTGTTCCAATTCTGGGCGCTTTTTTCCAACACCATCGGATTCCGACCTTGCAGCAACTCACCGCCGAGAATTTCCCAGATGTAATGAAGCACCCAGCCAAACCCCTTGTAGTGCTGGCTGCAATTGATATGGAAAACATGCCCAAGACACAGTTAGGGGAGGAAATCGAAAAACTGACTTCCATTGCCAAACGTTGGCAAACTTCTGCTGTGAGGCTCACTGACACTCGGCCTACTATCTTCGTATGGATGGATGGAGACCGCTGGAGTAAGTGGCTGAAAAGGATGTATGGCATCAAACGGGAGGATATGCCAACCGTTGTGATCGTCGATCACAGC AGACTCTTGTATTACGATGCTGACGCTGGGAAGGCGCGCCTAAAGCTAGAGCGTGAAAGTATTTTTGCGGCACTCGAAAGTGCGTACCTTGGTCTTCTCAGACCTAAACATTCAGAGAACTTCGTAGAGAGGACGATGAGG TCAATGAATGATCGCATGGAGTACGTTGGG TCCTCTGCATGGGCGCATCCATTTGTCACCGCCGGAATTGTGGTTGGCTTCCTGTCAGGATCGCTGTGGCTCATTCGCCGCCTTGTTAACGACGATCTCCCTACCGGTTCATACCAATCCACTCGCCACCAGCAATGGAAGCCATCCCACCGACTCGACTGA
- a CDS encoding protein disulfide isomerase → MNSPCIVVSQYKLPSHATVSKGGHDLKPSDCASWLLNPQWPRRAPALSQSSPDGHTQQAPFTTLTQEEVMERYRDTMFDFTFPDTVDFRDLSTGELAATHRSTLVVEHGWKLRELAEKLEQIPTTPDNAASLAKCISKIETSLVEIGLWVEEQMIQQLMQGTNEGAPNL, encoded by the coding sequence ATGAACTCACCGTGTATTGTTGTTTCCCAATACAAGCTCCCCAGCCATGCCACAGTATCTAAAGGTGGGCACGATCTAAAACCATCTGATTGTGCGTCCTGGCTTTTGAATCCTCAATGGCCCAGGAGAGCGCCAGCCTTGAGCCAGTCATCCCCGGATGGTCACACCCAACAAGCTCCATTCACCACACTTACTCAGGAAGAGGTTATGGAAAGATACAGGGACACAATGTTCGATTTTACCTTCCCTGACACAGTCGACTTTCGTGATCTTTCGACTGGCGAACTTGCTGCCACTCATCGCTCAACTTTGGTAGTTGAACACGGGTGGAAACTACGGGAATTGGCGGAAAAATTAGAGCAAATTCCAACGACTCCTGACAACGCTGCCAGCCTGGCCAAGTGTATTTCAAAAATTGAAACCTCCTTGGTCGAGATTGGTCTCTGGGTCGAAGAACAGATGATCCAGCAACTGATGCAGGGAACCAATGAGGGCGCACCGAACCTGTAG
- a CDS encoding protein disulfide isomerase, translating into MSSCLRDPSNRSDLPVTSRANLKRRPNPSSIRSEADATGVQWLLSSEWTPGKPTGRGRRLTMPPGEAFKEIHDLFSLLSSHFRSSQLLNPEDKGLVTDGAYIEAKHYMMKLQALLDELRTLKVDSNQEDSKQGLLISIDSAISQAQTWVEQKRALALSQEEHSKIYWRAHPPSPSQGPRVVSEKRNIPELGSDSTPPWPTLHANVPTDRTEGGSNPDVTVPWLLSPNWAPNELALSRKRFTKPPKEALTDMAHLYLALQSQFYYPSLRFEDGEPMMTESYAETQHYLMKLQELLDELEALKVVGEDEARKTRLTDEIKRASASVKEWIEKEKIKAQKLEERIQFLIAEEERKQELQPEASGCVIA; encoded by the exons ATGTCTTCTTGCTTAAGAGACCCCTCGAATCGCTCTGATCTTCCCGTAACGAGTCGCGCCAACCTCAAACGTCGACCGAATCCGTCGTCTATCAGGTCAGAGGCCGACGCCACTGGCGTACAATGGCTGCTCTCTTCCGAATGGACACCAGGAAAGCCTACTGGTCGAGGAAGGAGGCTGACGATGCCTCCTGGAGAGGCATTCAAGGAAATCCATGACTTGTTTTCCCTACTTTCTTCTCATTTCCGTAGCTCTCAGTTGCTAAATCCTGAGGACAAAGGGTTGGTGACGGACGGGGCGTACATAGAAGCAAAGCACTACATGATGAAGCTTCAAGCATTACTGGACGAGCTGAGAACACTCAAGGTCGATAGCAACCAGGAAGACAGCAAACAAGGGTTGTTAATATCAATAGATAGTGCGATCTCACAAGCACAAACATGGGTTGAACAGAAGAGGGCACTTGCACTCAGCCAGGAAGAACATTCCAAGATCTACTGGCGCGCGC ACCCACCATCGCCTTCCCAAGGTCCACGAGTCGTGTCGGAGAAGAGGAACATTCCCGAACTAGGCTCAGACTCGACACCGCCATGGCCAACGTTGCAC GCAAATGTCCCTACCGACCGCACAGAGGGCGGATCCAACCCCGATGTCACTGTTCCATGGCTGCTCTCTCCTAATTGGGCTCCGAACGAGTTGGCATTGTCTAGAAAACGGTTCACGAAACCACCCAAGGAAGCACTGActgacatggctcacttgTACCTCGCCCTTCAGTCACAATTTTATTATCCATCGCTTCGATTCGAGGACGGCGAGCCTATGATGACTGAGTCGTATGCAGAGACGCAGCACTATCTAATGAAGCTGCAGGAGCTACTGGACGAGTTGGAAGCTCTCAAGGTTGTTGGCGAGGACGAGGCTCGTAAGACAAGATTAACGGATGAAATCAAAAGAGCTTCTGCAAGCGTGAAAGAGTGGATCGAGAAAGAGAAAATCAAGGCGCAGAAACTCGAAGAAAGAATACAATTTCTTATAGCTGAAGAGGAAAGAAAGCAGGAACTACAACCAGAAGCTTCGGGTTGCGTTATAGCATAA